In one window of Alphaproteobacteria bacterium DNA:
- a CDS encoding glutathione S-transferase C-terminal domain-containing protein codes for QVADVLAALEADRAARTTPWWFGAAIGHADIAVGCALRFVGEVHPGLFEPARWPALAAHAARCEALPAFQEISQPFKAPGQ; via the coding sequence CCAGGTCGCCGACGTGCTGGCGGCGCTGGAGGCCGACCGCGCTGCGCGGACGACGCCGTGGTGGTTCGGCGCGGCCATCGGCCATGCCGACATCGCGGTCGGCTGCGCGCTGCGCTTCGTCGGCGAGGTCCACCCCGGCCTGTTCGAGCCGGCGCGCTGGCCGGCGCTCGCCGCCCATGCCGCGCGCTGCGAGGCCCTGCCCGCCTTCCAGGAAATCAGCCAGCCGTTCAAGGCCCCGGGCCAGTGA